Proteins encoded together in one Chitinophaga sp. LS1 window:
- the rpsS gene encoding 30S ribosomal protein S19, translated as MGRSIRKGPYVDQKLGKKVDKMNEGTKRTVIKTWSRRSTITPDFVGHTFAVHNGNKFIPVYVTEFMVGHKLGEFAPTRNFKGHANKKM; from the coding sequence ATGGGTCGTTCCATTAGAAAAGGTCCTTACGTTGACCAGAAATTAGGAAAGAAAGTAGATAAAATGAATGAAGGCACCAAGCGTACTGTAATCAAGACGTGGAGCCGTCGTTCTACCATCACACCTGATTTTGTGGGCCATACATTTGCGGTACACAATGGTAACAAGTTCATTCCGGTATACGTTACCGAGTTTATGGTAGGTCATAAACTGGGAGAATTTGCACCAACCCGCAACTTTAAAGGACACGCTAACAAGAAAATGTAG
- the rplV gene encoding 50S ribosomal protein L22 produces MEAVAKLNNNPTSTRKMRLLADLIRGMEVEKALNVLKFHPKHPSVPLEKLLLSAVANWKVKNEGVRVEDANLIVKTIFVDGGRILKRMRPAPQGRGYRVRKRSNHVTLAVDSKVAEAK; encoded by the coding sequence ATGGAAGCAGTAGCTAAGCTTAATAATAATCCAACATCTACCCGCAAAATGCGTCTGCTGGCAGACCTGATCCGTGGTATGGAAGTTGAGAAAGCGCTGAATGTATTAAAGTTCCATCCTAAGCACCCTAGTGTACCTCTGGAAAAACTGCTGTTGTCAGCTGTTGCGAACTGGAAAGTGAAGAACGAAGGTGTACGCGTTGAAGATGCGAATCTGATTGTTAAAACCATCTTCGTTGATGGTGGTCGTATCCTGAAAAGAATGCGTCCGGCTCCACAGGGTAGAGGTTACCGTGTTCGCAAAAGAAGCAATCACGTAACCCTTGCAGTTGACAGCAAAGTGGCTGAGGCTAAATAA
- the rpsC gene encoding 30S ribosomal protein S3 has protein sequence MGQKTNPIGNRLGIIRGWDSNWYGGKKDYATKLIEDNKIRTYLNARINKGGISRVVIERTLGKLIITIHTSKPGIIIGKGGGEVDRIKEEIKKLTSKEDVQINILEIRRPEIDANIVAETIAKQIESRINYKRAIKMAIATAMRMGAEGIKVKVGGRLGGAEIARSEEMKQGRVPLHTFRMDIDYSSLFAQTVYGKIGIKVWICKGEVLGERDLNPNAISGKDGEGRTGGEGHGHRGGERRGGGDRRGGDNRGGDRRGGDNRGGGRR, from the coding sequence ATGGGTCAGAAAACAAATCCTATTGGTAACAGGTTAGGTATCATCAGAGGTTGGGACTCTAATTGGTATGGTGGCAAAAAAGATTATGCTACCAAACTGATCGAAGATAACAAGATCAGAACTTACCTGAATGCCCGTATCAACAAAGGTGGCATTTCCAGGGTAGTGATCGAGAGAACTTTAGGTAAATTGATCATCACCATCCATACATCCAAGCCTGGTATCATCATAGGTAAAGGTGGTGGAGAGGTAGACCGCATCAAGGAAGAAATAAAGAAACTGACTTCTAAAGAAGATGTACAGATCAACATTCTGGAGATCCGTCGTCCTGAAATAGATGCCAATATCGTAGCTGAAACTATCGCAAAACAGATTGAAAGCCGTATCAACTACAAACGTGCTATCAAGATGGCGATTGCTACTGCAATGAGAATGGGTGCTGAAGGTATCAAGGTTAAAGTAGGTGGTCGTCTGGGTGGTGCTGAAATCGCACGTTCAGAAGAGATGAAGCAAGGTCGTGTACCTTTGCACACCTTCCGTATGGATATCGACTATTCTTCTCTGTTTGCACAAACAGTATATGGTAAGATCGGTATCAAAGTATGGATCTGTAAAGGTGAAGTACTGGGTGAGCGCGATCTGAATCCAAATGCTATTTCCGGTAAGGATGGCGAAGGCCGCACAGGTGGTGAAGGTCATGGTCATCGTGGTGGAGAAAGAAGAGGCGGTGGCGACAGAAGAGGTGGTGATAACCGCGGCGGCGACAGAAGAGGTGGCGATAACCGTGGTGGTGGCCGTAGATAA
- the rplP gene encoding 50S ribosomal protein L16 has translation MLQPKRTKHRKMHKGRIKGNAKRGADISFGSFGLKALEPKWITDRQIEAARVALTRAMKREGNVWIRIFPDKSITAKPLEVRMGKGKGAPDHWAAVVKPGRMLFEADGVPLEVAKAAMELAAQKLPIKVKFVVRRDYAEA, from the coding sequence ATGTTACAGCCCAAGAGAACGAAACACAGGAAGATGCATAAAGGCCGCATCAAGGGGAACGCAAAACGTGGTGCGGATATCTCCTTTGGTAGTTTCGGCTTGAAAGCATTAGAACCTAAGTGGATCACAGACAGGCAGATCGAAGCTGCTCGTGTGGCTCTGACAAGAGCAATGAAACGTGAGGGTAACGTGTGGATCCGTATATTCCCTGACAAATCCATTACTGCCAAGCCTTTGGAAGTCAGAATGGGTAAAGGTAAAGGTGCTCCTGACCATTGGGCTGCTGTAGTTAAGCCAGGTCGTATGTTGTTCGAAGCGGACGGCGTACCTCTGGAAGTAGCTAAAGCTGCAATGGAGCTGGCTGCACAGAAACTGCCTATTAAAGTGAAATTTGTAGTACGTCGCGATTACGCTGAAGCATAA
- the rpmC gene encoding 50S ribosomal protein L29 has protein sequence MANEKLDLKGLSEQELKEKISEEQLRLKKITFSHAITPIENPMSIRSLRRQIAQLKTELRKRELGF, from the coding sequence ATGGCAAACGAAAAGCTGGATCTGAAAGGTTTAAGCGAACAGGAGCTGAAAGAGAAAATCTCCGAAGAGCAATTACGCCTGAAGAAAATTACATTCAGTCACGCAATTACGCCAATTGAGAATCCAATGAGCATCCGCTCTCTCAGGCGTCAGATCGCACAGCTGAAAACTGAGCTGCGCAAAAGAGAACTGGGCTTCTAA
- the rpsQ gene encoding 30S ribosomal protein S17, translating to MSERKLRKTRIGVVSSNKAEKTISVSVERKVKHPIYGKFVKKTTKFMAHDELNQCSIGDTVRIMETRPLSKNKCWRLIEVIEKVK from the coding sequence ATGAGCGAAAGAAAATTAAGAAAAACCAGAATTGGTGTCGTTTCCAGCAACAAAGCGGAAAAAACAATCAGCGTTAGCGTTGAGCGTAAAGTGAAACACCCGATCTATGGTAAATTCGTGAAAAAAACCACCAAGTTCATGGCTCATGACGAGCTGAACCAGTGCAGCATCGGCGATACCGTTAGAATAATGGAAACTCGTCCGTTGAGCAAGAATAAGTGCTGGAGATTGATAGAGGTGATCGAAAAGGTAAAATAA
- the rplN gene encoding 50S ribosomal protein L14, whose product MIQQESRLNVADNSGAKEVLCIRVLGNSGQDYAKVGDKIVVTVKDAIAGGGVKKGTVHKAVIVRTKNKLRRKDGSYIRFDDNAVVLLNNSDEPRGTRIFGPVARELRDKGYMKIISLAPEVL is encoded by the coding sequence ATGATACAACAAGAATCAAGGCTGAATGTAGCTGATAACAGTGGTGCCAAGGAAGTACTGTGTATTAGAGTGTTAGGCAACTCCGGCCAGGACTACGCAAAAGTAGGTGACAAGATCGTTGTTACTGTAAAAGACGCGATCGCAGGTGGTGGTGTGAAAAAAGGTACAGTGCACAAAGCTGTTATCGTAAGAACTAAAAACAAGCTGCGCCGTAAAGACGGATCTTATATCCGTTTCGACGATAATGCCGTTGTATTACTGAACAACTCTGACGAGCCACGCGGTACCCGTATCTTCGGCCCAGTTGCCCGTGAGCTGCGCGATAAGGGATACATGAAGATTATCTCTCTGGCTCCCGAAGTATTGTAA
- the rplX gene encoding 50S ribosomal protein L24 produces MKTRFKPKFNIKKGDTVVVIAGDDKDRTKPRQVLEVIPDKARVLVEGVNIITKHTKPTAQNTKGGIVKQEAPIAISNVMLWDAKAGKPTKVNRQRENGKLVRIAKKSGEAIK; encoded by the coding sequence ATGAAAACGAGATTCAAGCCTAAGTTCAACATTAAGAAAGGCGACACCGTTGTAGTGATTGCCGGCGATGATAAGGACAGGACCAAGCCCCGTCAGGTGCTGGAAGTGATCCCTGACAAGGCGCGCGTACTGGTAGAAGGTGTGAACATCATCACCAAACATACCAAACCAACTGCTCAGAATACCAAAGGTGGTATTGTTAAGCAGGAAGCTCCTATCGCCATTTCTAACGTAATGTTGTGGGATGCTAAGGCTGGTAAACCTACCAAGGTAAACCGTCAGCGTGAAAATGGTAAATTAGTTCGTATAGCTAAAAAATCAGGGGAGGCAATCAAATAA